One genomic region from Oncorhynchus gorbuscha isolate QuinsamMale2020 ecotype Even-year linkage group LG13, OgorEven_v1.0, whole genome shotgun sequence encodes:
- the LOC123993535 gene encoding chloride intracellular channel protein 2-like, translating into MAQRQNSDKDPTIELFIKAGHDGENMGNCPFCQRLFMVLWLKGVKFTVTTVDMRKKPAELKDLAPGTNPPFLLYNGTLKTDFIKIEEFLEQTLAPPRYPHLSPLSKESFDVGADIFAKFSAFIKNRPANSTFHEKALLREFKRLDLYLTSPIPEEINQNSRENIFVSKRKFLDGNHLTLADCNLLPKLHVIKIAAKKYCDFDIPVQFTGVWRYLNNAYEREEFSQTCPANIEIEKAYLDVANKRL; encoded by the exons ATGGCGCAACGACAGAACTCCGACAAAGACCCGACTATTGAACTCTTCATAAAG GCTGGCCATGATGGAGAGAACATGGGCAACTGCCCCTTCTGCCAGAGGCTCTTCATGGTCCTGTGGCTAAAAGGAGTCAAGTTCACCGTGACAACCGTCGACATGAGGAA AAAACCAGCAGAGCTGAAGGATTTGGCACCTGGGACCAACCCTCCGTTCCTCCTGTACAACGGCACCCTCAAGACGGACTTTATCAAGATCGAGGAGTTTCTGGAACAGACATTGGCCCCTCCCAG GTATCCACACCTTAGCCCACTCAGCAAAGAGTCCTTTGACGTGGGTGCTGACATTTTCGCCAAGTTTTCCGCTTTCATTAAGAATAGACCAGCCAACAGTACTT TCCATGAGAAGGCGCTGCTGCGGGAGTTCAAGCGTCTGGATCTCTACCTGACCTCCCCCATCCCTGAAGAGATTAACCAAAACTCCAGAGAAAACATCTTTGTCTCCAAGAGGAAGTTCCTGGATGGCAACCATCTCACCCTGGCAGACTGCAACCTGCTGCCCAAGCTGCATGTCATCAAG ATTGCTGCCAAGAAGTACTGTGACTTTGACATCCCGGTCCAGTTCACTGGTGTATGGAGGTACCTGAACAATGCCTACGAGAGGGAGGAGTTCAGTCAGACCTGCCCCGCCAACATCGAGATCGAGAAGGCTTACCTGGACGTAGCCAATAAGAGGCTGTAA